A genomic stretch from Penicillium digitatum chromosome 4, complete sequence includes:
- a CDS encoding 5-oxo-L-prolinase, putative: MTARPLVFYVIQRRLDAEALGSATDAWKEGLSLDTVAIIDSCITAVRATTVVMDAFAKYNLIATYGYIDGECILSAALLLVMVKAACPPYEINAWAKETALKLLRSMADRGNTYLDSRHSLLLELQAAIGLRPAEEKETEAARSLATSQKGPVTPIRNSSLLDQHDDPALWEGALDQIDIDTDTDWIGNTLKRLSAKVSARHVTSMIGDVLGYRDDLYAPMSYSEKITISIDRGGTFTDVHAIQPGRPDIILKLLSVDPSHYQDAPTEGIRQVLELATGEPHPRGQPLKLNRIGCLRMGTTVATNALLERKGARSALFTTKGFRDLLKIGDQSRPAIFDLSMARPGVLPESVVEVNERVLSCHPSADSDCFSDCRVVEGITGEKFCIVQELDLVQVKAELQRLKEQGILSISVALLHSYAYPEHEHQIGEIAQEMGFSVTLSSKLQPMIKIVPRSMSAAADAYLTPVIKTYIDSISSSFEGGLESQQNCRFEFMQSDGGMVDFRKFSGLKAILSGPAAGVVGFAVTSWDPTEKIPVIGFDMGGTSTDVSRFDGHLEHVFASKVAGVMIQSPQLDINTVAAGGGSILTWRNGLFYVGPESASAHPGPACYRKGGPLTVTDANLFLGRLLPEYFPKIFGPNEDEGLDTETTARLFIELTQKVNFERRQQGQSEFSPEEVALGFLNVADESMSRPIRNLTEARGFETASHHLACFGGAGGQHACSVAKTLGISRIIIHKYSSVLSAYGLALAEVVKESQEPVSSTYLSSQSALLRHLDSLSASATKEMESQGFFSTQVRHEQYLNMRYEGSDTSLMILKPESSADFLEEFRIRHHREFNFNSDRPVLVDDVRVRSIASSKVRNEQSPLVQLKEANMRDVVTAPNNTTSAYFGQSSRIDTPVYLLAELEKNSRIYGPAVIIDQTQTIVVAPNAVANLLDTCIVIDLIDEPTFSGSAMSSEIDPIRLTIFGHRFMSIAEQMGRTLQKTSVSTNIKERLDFSCALFSPDGGLVANAPHVPVHLGSMQFAVRYQHEKWLGNLKDGDVLVANHPSCGGTHLPDITVITPVFDRPGGSEIMFYVASRGHHADIGGILPGSMPPKSTELWQEGAAIEGEKIVSDGILDEPRLIELLVTKPSQYPGCAGARCISDNLSDLKAQIAANTRGISLIQTLFNEYGTQTVQKYMYAIQATAESAVRNLLKELYKKFNGQPLESVDYMDDGTPIRLKVTIDGGDGSAIFDFEGTGPEVYGSWNAPIAITHSAIIYCLRCMINADVPLNQGCLTPIDIRVPSSSILSPSKTAAVVGGNVVTSQRITDVVFKAFQACAASQGCCNNLTFGTDAKVDPSTGAVIKPGFGYYETIAGGSGAGPTWKGESGIHVHMTNTRITDPEILEKRYPTMLRQFTLREGSGGQGKNPGGEGVIRDIEFLSPIQCSILSERRVHRPYGLKGGQDAQTGFNLWISRDRDTGIERRINIGGKNTVSMKTHDRVVINTPGGGGWGAV, encoded by the exons ATGACTGCACGCCCATTGGTCTTCTATGTCATCCAACGACGACTCGACGCGGAAGCGCTTGGATCCGCCACAGATGCTTGGAAAGAAGGGTTGTCCCTCGATACCGTTGCCATAATTGACAGCTGCATCACGGCTGTGCGAGCAACTACAGTAGTCATGGATGCATTTGCAAAATATAATCTCATTG CTACCTATGGATACATTGACGGTGAATGCATCCTCTCTGCTGCACTGCTGCTGGTTATGGTGAAAGCCGCGTGTCCGCCTTATGAAATCAACGCCTGGGCCAAGGAAACCGCACTGAAACTTCTTCGTAGTATGGCGGATCGAGGAAATACATATCTGGACTCGCGTCACTCGTTGCTGTTGGAATTACAGGCGGCCATTGGACTTAGACCAgccgaagaaaaggaaaccGAAGCGGCAAGGTCTCTTGCTACAAGTCAAAAGGGTCCTGTTACACCGATTCGCAATTCCTCACTT CTTGATCAACACGATGATCCAGCACTCTGGGAAGGGGCTTTGGATCAAATCGACATTGACACGGACACGGACTGGATTGGGAACACTTTGAAGCG CTTATCGGCGAAGGTGTCGGCCCGACACGTGACATCAATGATTGGAGATGTGCTGGGATATCGGGATGACCTCTATG CGCCAATGTCTTACTCAGAGAAGATCACCATCTCTATCGACCGCGGCGGCACATTTACTGATGTCCACGCGATTCAACCTGGCCGTCCCGATATTATTTTGAAACTTCTATCTGTCGATCCTTCTCACTATCAAGATGCCCCGACTGAGGGCATTCGTCAGGTTTTAGAACTGGCCACCGGGGAGCCACATCCCCGAGGTCAACCATTGAAACTCAACCGCATTGGTTGTCTACGCATGGGCACAACCGTTGCAACCAATGCCTTGCTCGAGCGCAAGGGCGCTCGCTCAGCACTCTTCACAACCAAGGGGTTTCGAGATTTATTAAAAATTGGCGACCAATCCCGCCCGGCTATTTTTGATCTCTCAATGGCTCGCCCCGGAGTACTTCCGGAAAGTGTCGTCGAAGTAAACGAACGTGTGCTGTCATGCCATCCTTCCGCTGATAGCGATTGCTTCTCCGATTGCCGGGTGGTAGAGGGAATTACTGGCGAGAAATTCTGCATTGTGCAAGAACTAGACCTCGTTCAGGTAAAGGCAGAGCTCCAACGACTGAAGGAGCAAGGAATTTTGTCAATTTCTGTGGCACTACTGCATTCTTACGCATATCCTGAGCACGAGCATCAAATCGGCGAGATTGCTCAAGAGATGGGCTTCTCGGTCACCCTCTCTTCAAAACTTCAACCCATGATCAAGATCGTGCCTCGCAGCATGTCGGCCGCCGCCGATGCCTATCTTACACCTGTTATCAAGACATATATCGACTCCATATCTTCGAGCTTTGAAGGTGGGTTGGAGAGTCAGCAGAACTGCCGATTTGAGTTCATGCAATCAGATGGTGGAATGGTCGATTTCCGCAAATTCAGCGGGCTAAAAGCGATCTTGTCTGGCCCCGCAGCTGGCGTGGTCGGCTTTGCAGTCACTAGTTGGGATCCCACTGAGAAGATCCCCGTCATTGGCTTCGATATGGGTGGAACTAGCACAGATGTCTCCAGATTTGATGGTCACCTTGAACATGTATTTGCATCCAAGGTTGCAGGCGTGATGATCCAGTCCCCTCAGCTTGATATCAACACTGTCGCTGCTGGTGGTGGTTCCATTCTCACTTGGCGCAATGGCTTATTCTATGTTGGGCCTGAATCTGCGAGTGCTCATCCTGGTCCAGCATGCTACCGAAAGGGGGGCCCTCTCACAGTGACAGACGCCAATTTGTTCCTAGGCCGTCTTCTACCGGAGTACTTCCCGAAGATCTTCGGCCCTAATGAGGACGAAGGTCTGGATACAGAAACGACTGCACGTCTTTTCATTGAACTCACACAAAAAGTCAACTTTGAACGCCGACAGCAAGGTCAGTCGGAGTTTTCCCCAGAGGAAGTCGCACTGGGTTTCCTCAATGTTGCGGATGAGTCTATGTCCCGACCAATCCGTAATCTCACGGAGGCTCGTGGTTTTGAGACCGCATCTCACCATTTGGCATGCTTTGGAGGTGCTGGTGGCCAACATGCTTGCTCAGTAGCCAAAACGCTCGGAATCTCCCGTATCATCATTCACAAGTACTCATCTGTTCTGTCGGCATACGGCCTGGCTTTGGCAGAGGTTGTCAAGGAGTCGCAGGAGCCCGTTTCATCCACCTACCTGTCTTCACAATCTGCTCTTCTTCGACACCTCGATAGCTTGTCAGCATCAGCAACTAAGGAAATGGAATCTCAAGGCTTTTTTTCCACTCAAGTGCGCCATGAGCAATACTTGAACATGCGCTACGAAGGTTCTGACACCAGTCTGATGATCCTGAAGCCCGAGAGCTCAGCAGATTTCCTGGAGGAATTCCGTATTCGCCATCACCGTGAATTCAATTTCAACTCTGACCGACCTGTTCTTGTTGATGACGTTCGAGTGCGATCTATCGCTTCATCCAAGGTGCGGAACGAACAAAGTCCCTTGGTTCAACTGAAAGAAGCGAATATGCGAGATGTAGTGACGGCTCCGAACAACACCACTTCTGCCTATTTTGGCCAGTCAAGTCGGATCGATACACCAGTTTACCTTCTTGCTGAATTGGAGAAGAATTCCCGTATTTATGGACCGGCTGTAATCATTGATCAAACCCAAACCATTGTCGTGGCTCCTAATGCAGTCGCAAACCTGCTTGACACCTGCATTGTCATCGATCTCATTGACGAACCAACATTTTCCGGAAGTGCAATGTCATCGGAAATTGATCCCATTAGACTTACTATCTTTGGACATCGCTTCATGTCCATCGCTGAGCAGATGGGTCGCACGCTACAGAAGACCTCCGTTTCGACTAACATCAAGGAGCGACTGGATTTCTCTTGCGCTCTATTCTCCCCCGATGGAGGTTTGGTGGCTAACGCACCCCACGTTCCGGTTCATCTCGGATCGATGCAATTTGCCGTGCGATATCAGCATGAGAAGTGGCTAGGCAACTTGAAGGATGGTGATGTTCTGGTGGCCAATCACCCCAGTTGCGGAGGCACACACCTGCCCGATATCACA GTCATAACACCGGTCTTTGACCGACCTGGTGGCTCCGAGATCATGTTTTACGTGGCTTCCCGTGGTCATCACGCTGATATTGGTGGCATTTTACCTGGATCAATGCCTCCTAAATCCACTGAGCTGTGGCAAGAAGGTGCGGCAATCGAAGGCGAGAAGATTGTCAGTGATGGTATCTTGGATGAACCACGTTTGATCGAGTTGCTGGTAACAAAGCCCTCGCAATACCCCGGCTGCGCTGGAGCACGCTGCATCAGCGACAATTTGTCCGATCTGAAGGCCCAAATTGCCGCCAATACTCGCGGAATCAGCTTGATTCAAACTCTGTTCAACGAATATGGAACTCAGACCGTGCAGAAGTACATGTATGCCATACAGGCAACCGCCGAGTCCGCTGTGCGCAATCTTCTCAAGGAGCTATACAAGAAGTTCAACGGCCAGCCATTGGAGTCAGTCGACTACATGGATGATGGCACCCCTATTCGATTGAAGGTCACCATCGATGGTGGCGATGGATCAGCTATCTTCGACTTCGAGGGCACAGGCCCTGAGGTGTATGGGAGCTGGAACGCTCCCATTGCCATTACCCATTCAGCCATCATCTACTGTCTACGCTGCATGATCAATGCAGATGTGCCACTAAATCAGGGTTGCCTGACGCCAATTGACATTCGTGTCCCATCATCCAGCATTTTGTCACCAAGCAAGACTGCTGCCGTGGTTGGTGGCAATGTTGTAACCTCACAGCGCATCACTGACGTCGTGTTCAAAGCCTTCCAGGCTTGTGCCGCGTCTCAGGGTTGCTGTAACAACCTGACCTTCGGGACGGATGCCAAGGTTGATCCGTCCACCGGTGCTGTCATCAAGCCAGGATTTGGATATTACGAGACTATCGCTGGTGGAAGTGGTGCTGGCCCCACTTGGAAGGGCGAGTCTGGTATACATGTTCACATGACCAACACGCGGATCACCGATCCTGAAATCCTGGAGAAGCGCTATCCGACAATGCTCCGCCAATTTACCCTACGTGAGGGCTCTGGTGGCCAGGGCAAGAACCCTGGTGGTGAGGGAGTGATTCGTGATATCGAATTCCTATCCCCAATACAATGTTCGATTCTATCTGAGCGCCGTGTCCATCGGCCTTATGGACTAAAAGGTGGCCAGGATGCTCAGACCGGATTCAACTTGTGGATCTCACGGGATCGAGACACTGGAATTGAGCGCCGCATTAACATCGGCGGCAAAAATACTGTCTCAATGAAGACACACGACCGGGTTGTGATCAATACtcctggtggtggtggctggGGTGCTGTGTGA